The following coding sequences are from one Osmia bicornis bicornis chromosome 2, iOsmBic2.1, whole genome shotgun sequence window:
- the LOC114878690 gene encoding elongation of very long chain fatty acids protein-like — protein sequence MSGIVDWYKDIVYNKPDPRTSDWFLVTGPGPLFMIIVTYVYFSVSAGPRYMKDKKPYELRNVMILYNFIQVLLSIYLVYEGLMAGWGGQYSYRCQPVDYSNNPMALRIARGVHLYYLCKLFELLDTVFFVLRKKQRQISFLHVYHHSLMPFCAWIGVRYLPGGHGTLLGVINAFIHVIMYAYYMLSSMGPHMNKYLWWKKYLTTLQLIQFSIIFLHNLQVFFNGCNFPKPISFLLCLNALIFIYMFSSFYVETYTKKRVNATKECTNGTVKNKPE from the exons ATCCACGGACGAGCGATTGGTTTTTGGTAACAGGGCCAGGTCCATTGTTCATGATCATTGTCACGTATGTCTACTTCAGCGTTTCAGCCGGACCGAGGTACATGAAAGACAAGAAGCCATACGAATTGAGAAATGTTATGATCTTATACAATTTCATACAAGTACTGCTCAGCATATATCTCGTTTACGAGGGGTTGATGGCTGGATGGGGAGGACAATACAGTTACCGCTGTCAGCCTGTCGATTATTCGAACAATCCAATGGCTCTTAGG ATAGCTCGAGGTGTACACTTGTATTACTTGTGCAAGTTGTTCGAGCTGCTGGATACGGTCTTCTTTGTTCTGCGGAAGAAACAACGTCAGATCTCGTTCCTGCACGTCTACCACCATTCCCTGATGCCATTCTGCGCTTGGATTGGAGTACGTTATTTGCCCGGGGGTCATGGTACTCTGCTCGGTGTCATCAACGCATTCATCCACGTCATCATGTATGCCTACTACATGCTCTCCTCGATGGGGCCACACATGAACAAATATCTTTGGTGGAAGAAGTACTTGACGACGTTACAATTGATCCAGTTTAGTATCATCTTCCTGCACAATCTGCAGGTGTTTTTCAATGGATGCAATTTCCCGAAACCGATCTCGTTTCTACTCTGTCTGAACGCGCTCATCTTCATTTACATGTTTAGCTCGTTCTATGTTGAAACCTATACTAAAAAGCGAGTGAATGCTACGAAAGAATGCACGAATGGTACGGTTAAGAACAAACCAGAATGA